CCCAGTACGGTGCCATCAATGGCGTCCTCACCCAGGCCGGAATTATCGGCGAGAAAATCGCGTTCCTCTCGGACCCGACGCTGGCGATGATAGCTCTCATCGTCGCGGACGTGTGGGTGTTCACGCCGTTCATCATCATCATCCTGCTCGCGGGACTCCAGAACGTCCCGGCGCAGTTGTACGACGCCGCGGAAGTCGATGGCGCGAGTCGTTGGGCGCGGTTCTGGAACGTCACGTATCCGTTCCTCAAACCGTCGATTCTGGTGGCGTTGACCATCCGCATCATCTTCGACATCCGGGCGCTCGACATCGTCTGGGTGATGACCGAGGGCGGCCCCGGAAAGAGCACGGAAGTCTGGGCGTCGTGGCTCTACCGGACCGCACAAGTCTTCTCTAAACCCGGAGAGGGCGCGGCACTCGGCGTCGTCATGCTGGCAGTAACGTTCGGCATCGTCACGGTGCTGTACAAACTCTTCGGTGACACTCCGTACGCATGAGTACGAAACAATCTCCCCTCGACAAACTCGGTGAGGCGCTCGGTTTCGGTTCCGAGACGAACGAGTGGCCCGCCGTGCGCCGCGAGCG
The sequence above is a segment of the Halorussus halophilus genome. Coding sequences within it:
- a CDS encoding carbohydrate ABC transporter permease → MTQTEQSTRRLLDRLFVPLTVGPTLLWIASIIVYPTAKLFWSSLFFQNPITGAKEFVGLRNFERLLFQSGGWLGTFNPDFVSYTWHTVVYVGFSVSISFVLGLGIAILLNKDMKGRGWFRTAVIVPWILPYVMSGLMWRWMFQTQYGAINGVLTQAGIIGEKIAFLSDPTLAMIALIVADVWVFTPFIIIILLAGLQNVPAQLYDAAEVDGASRWARFWNVTYPFLKPSILVALTIRIIFDIRALDIVWVMTEGGPGKSTEVWASWLYRTAQVFSKPGEGAALGVVMLAVTFGIVTVLYKLFGDTPYA